In one window of Opitutus sp. GAS368 DNA:
- a CDS encoding pseudouridine synthase: MEPVRIQKLIAEAGICSRRAAEALIVAGEVYVNGEKAVLGQKVEPGTDKVTVRGKSLKSHAQPKLALVMHKPRGVVCSNSDPHADHTIFDLLPREWAKLRLFCAGRLDKDSEGLVILTSDGDLAHKLMHPSNLVVKRYYVSLEEPFPAGRLRQLLRGVVIEGEHLKVEKASLVNPKADRSSPELDVHMHHGKKREIRQLFTALGFEVRRLRRYQIGALRLKGIPLRGVKQLSTKEISSLFVVPPAHYREMTPSTSDEN, from the coding sequence ATGGAACCCGTCCGCATCCAAAAACTCATCGCCGAGGCCGGCATCTGCTCGCGCCGCGCGGCCGAGGCGCTGATCGTCGCGGGCGAGGTCTATGTGAACGGCGAAAAGGCCGTGCTCGGGCAGAAGGTGGAGCCGGGCACCGACAAGGTCACCGTGCGCGGCAAGTCCCTGAAGTCCCACGCCCAGCCCAAGCTGGCCCTCGTCATGCACAAGCCGCGTGGGGTGGTGTGCAGCAACAGCGACCCGCACGCCGACCACACCATCTTCGACCTGCTGCCGCGCGAATGGGCCAAGCTCCGGCTCTTCTGCGCCGGCCGCCTCGACAAGGACAGCGAGGGCCTCGTCATCCTCACGTCCGACGGCGACCTCGCGCACAAGCTCATGCACCCGTCGAACCTGGTCGTGAAACGCTACTATGTGTCGCTCGAGGAACCCTTCCCCGCCGGCCGCCTCCGCCAGCTGCTGCGCGGCGTGGTCATCGAGGGCGAGCACCTCAAGGTCGAGAAGGCCAGCCTGGTCAACCCCAAGGCCGACCGCAGTTCGCCCGAGCTCGACGTCCACATGCACCACGGCAAGAAGCGCGAGATCCGCCAGCTGTTCACCGCCCTCGGTTTCGAGGTCCGCCGCCTGCGCCGCTACCAGATCGGCGCTCTCCGCCTGAAAGGAATTCCTTTGCGCGGGGTGAAACAACTTTCTACCAAGGAAATCTCATCCCTCTTCGTCGTCCCTCCCGCGCATTACCGCGAAATGACCCCCTCCACCTCCGATGAAAACTAA
- a CDS encoding sulfite reductase subunit alpha: protein MSDAVPASTYHKDHPFPARLVENRLLNKPGSHKETRHMAVDIAGSGLTYKVGDSLGVFPANRPDEVDEILARLSATGNEPVSPVMLKLAAPIPLREALTGRLALAKPTRKIVETLAAKATAEADKTRLAALLVPEAKDQLAGWLEEREFVDLLAEFPSAKLTPQELVDHMRKLMPRLYSIASSPKLFPTEVHLTVAVVRYETNHRSRVGVATTFLADRAELKAAPVPVFVSDSHFGVPADGAKDIIMVGPGTGIAPFRAFLQERVATKATGRNWLFFGDQHRATDYLYEEEWKAWHASGALARVDLAFSRDQILKVYVQDRMRENAAELWAWLKAGAHFYVCGDAKRMAKDVDVALHDVIAQQGGLDAAAAADYVKQMKKDKRYQRDVY, encoded by the coding sequence ATGAGCGATGCCGTGCCCGCCAGCACCTACCACAAAGACCACCCGTTTCCCGCGCGATTGGTCGAGAACCGGCTGCTGAACAAGCCCGGTTCCCACAAGGAGACGCGGCACATGGCCGTGGACATCGCCGGCAGCGGGCTGACCTACAAGGTGGGCGATTCGCTGGGCGTCTTCCCCGCGAACCGGCCGGACGAAGTAGACGAGATCTTGGCGCGGCTCAGCGCCACCGGCAACGAGCCGGTGTCGCCCGTCATGCTGAAGCTGGCGGCACCGATCCCGTTGCGTGAGGCCTTGACCGGCCGGCTGGCGCTGGCCAAGCCGACGCGGAAGATCGTCGAGACTCTCGCGGCCAAGGCGACCGCCGAGGCCGACAAGACCCGGCTCGCGGCGTTGCTGGTCCCCGAGGCCAAGGACCAGCTCGCGGGCTGGCTCGAGGAGCGGGAGTTCGTCGATTTGCTGGCCGAGTTCCCCAGCGCGAAGCTGACCCCGCAGGAACTGGTGGATCATATGCGCAAGCTGATGCCACGGCTCTACTCGATTGCGTCGTCGCCGAAACTTTTCCCAACGGAGGTGCACCTGACCGTCGCGGTGGTGCGCTACGAGACCAACCACCGCTCGCGCGTGGGCGTGGCGACGACGTTCCTCGCCGACCGGGCGGAATTGAAGGCGGCGCCCGTGCCGGTGTTCGTTTCCGATTCGCATTTCGGCGTGCCGGCCGACGGCGCGAAGGACATCATCATGGTGGGGCCGGGCACGGGCATCGCGCCGTTCCGGGCCTTCCTCCAGGAGCGCGTCGCGACCAAGGCCACCGGCCGGAACTGGCTCTTCTTCGGCGACCAGCATCGCGCGACGGACTATCTCTACGAGGAGGAATGGAAGGCCTGGCACGCGTCGGGCGCGCTGGCCCGCGTGGACCTCGCGTTTTCGCGCGATCAGATTCTCAAGGTCTACGTGCAGGACCGCATGCGTGAGAACGCGGCGGAACTGTGGGCGTGGCTCAAGGCCGGCGCGCATTTCTACGTGTGCGGCGACGCCAAGCGCATGGCGAAGGACGTCGACGTGGCCCTGCACGACGTGATCGCCCAGCAGGGCGGCCTCGATGCCGCGGCGGCCGCGGACTACGTGAAGCAGATGAAGAAGGACAAGCGCTACCAGCGCGACGTGTATTGA